DNA sequence from the Geobacter sp. AOG2 genome:
AAGATGGACAGCGTATCACCCTGGATACGGGCTACGTTCCCTTGAAGCGTCTCTTCTATTTCCGCGAGGTAGCTGCCGAACCGTCCATCCCTTTTGCCGAAAAGATATTGCATCTGGACGACCATATCCTGGTCGCCTGCAAACCCCATTTTCTCCCCGTCACCCCTGGAGGGCGGTATGTTGACGAATGTCTGTTGAACCGCCTGCGCGCCAGCACCGGGATAGATGAACTGGTCCCGTTGCACCGCATAGATCGCGAAACAGCCGGCTTGGTGCTCTTTTCCGTCAACAAGGAGAGCAGGGGGCTTTACGGCAGCCTTTTCCTGGAAGGTCTCGTGGAGAAGGCCTACCAGGCGCTTTCGGCGTGCCAACCTTCTCAGGAGCCTGCATCGTGGGATGTGGCGAACAGGATCGAGCAAGGTGAACCGTGGTTCCGCATGAAGACGGTACCCGGCGTTGCCAATGCGCGATCCGCCATCCACCTGGTGGAGACCAGGGGAGCCATGGCCCGATTTGTCCTGCATCCGTACACCGGCAAGACCCATCAGTTGCGGCTCCACATGAGCGGTCTCGGCTTCGGGATACTGAATGACCGCTACTATCCCGAATTGCAGGTTGAGAGCAAGGATGATTTTGAGGCCCCGCTCCAACTCGTCGCCCAAAGGCTGCGCTTCAAGGATCCAGTGAACGGCGGCTACCGGGAATTTGTCTCCGAGCGTCCGCTTTTATGGTAGCACGGCGGGCAGGGCCACGAATCCTGAAAAAGCATTTGCAAAAGAGCCGCAGGGACAGGGAGGGGATAATATCGGAAGGGTGCATCGTTAGGGCGATTATTGACAATACTCCGCCTCGGTGGATGGTTTTAGGTGATTTTCTTCATGTCTTTGTGGTTCTGTGGCCTGATGGCAGTTTTTAAGCATAATTTGCTCAGGGAGCCGTACCATGGTATAGTTGAATCGCGCCTGAACCACAGGGACAAACCGCCTCCTGTGGTTTTTTTGCGGGCGCAGAATGAGAGTGTATTTCCATGAACCCGACCGCATTTTCCTCGCTCCGGCTGAAGGCCCCCCTGCTCAAGAACCTGGTTTCCCTCGGTTATGCCGAGATGACGCCGGTTCAGGCCCATTCCCTGCCCCTCATCCTGGCCGGCAAGGACGTGATCGCCAAGGCCAAGACCGGCAGCGGCAAAACGGCGGCCTTCGGCATCGGCCTGTTGACCCATCTGGATGCAGCATCCTTCCGGGTGCAGGCGCTGGTGCTCTGCCCGACCCGCGAACTGGCCGATCAGGTCGGTAAGGAGTTGCGCCGCATTGCCCGGTTCACCGACAACATCAAGATCCTGACGATATGCGGCGGCGTCCCCTTCGGCCCCCAGCTCACCTCCCTGGAGCATGGCGCCCACGTGGTGGTCGGCACCCCCGGTCGCTTACTGGACCATCTGCGTCGCGGCAGCCTCGACCTGTCCGCTTTACGCACCCTGGTGCTGGACGAGGCGGACCGAATGCTCGATATGGGCTTTCAGGAGGATATCAGCGCACTGATCGCCGCCGCCCCTCCCAAGAGGCAGACCCTGCTGTTTTCCGCCACCTACCCGGAGTCCATTGCCGCCATGAGCGAGGCGATCCAGCATGAGCCGGTGGAGGTCAGCGTGGACGAGACCCATGACGAGGGTTCCATTGAACAGGTTTTCTACGAGGTGGGCCACGAGCAGCGAACCGAGGCGGTAGCGCGCATTCTTGGGCATTATCGCCCGGAATCAACCCTGGTCTTTTGCAACACCAAGCTGGAATGCCAGGATCTGGCCGATGCCCTGGTCAACCGGGGTTTTGCCGCCCTGGCCATCCACGGCGACCTGGAACAGCGGGAACGGGATCAAGTGCTGGTCCGGTTTGCCAACCGGAGCGCCACGGTGCTGGTGGCTACCGATGTGGCTGCTCGCGGGTTGGACATCAAGGAGTTGCCGGCGGTGATCAATTATGAACTGTCCCGCAATCCGGAGATTCACACCCACCGCATCGGCCGTACCGGTCGTGCCGGGGGACAGGGGCTGGCCGTCAGCCTGACGACCCCCCGGGAGAGCCGGTTGATCGCTGCCCTTGAGGATGCATTGGGGAACACCATTACCCGCGGGGACCTTGCAGCTTTGGCGCCGGCGACGGGCAGGCCAGCGGCGCCCCCTATGGTGACCCTCAGCATCGACGGTGGCCGCAAGAACAAGTTGCGCCCCGGGGATATCCTGGGCGCCCTGACCGGCGAGGGAGGAATTGCGGGGAGCGAGGTAGGCAGGATCGATGTTTTCGACTTCCTTACCTATGTGGCGATCTTGAGGAACAGTAGCGATCAGGCCCTGGCCTGCCTGGGGAAAAACAGGATTAAGGGGCGCTTTTTCAAGGTGCGGAAAATAGAGTGACGGTTCTAATTGTACGGCGTGGAGCATGAAAAACGCCCGCACTGACGCACGCACGAGAATAAAATCCGCCACCGGTTCCGGTAAGTGGTATGGTATGATGACTCTTGAAGATGTCGACACGCACCAATGACCGCACGTGAAAAGGAGAAAGACTCATGAGCAAAGGCGTGGACGCTAAAAAAGAAGCCAAGAAAGAACCGGCAAAGACCCCGAAGGAAAAGAAGGCCGAGAAGAAAATCAAAAAGGCTGAAAAGAAAAAGTAAGTTAAAGAATCACAATAGTCCGCAGGCGGGCTCAGGGGTGCCTGTGACAACGGGTAGAGAGCCCGCCGTTCGTTTTCAATGATTGCTGTTGAGTTCGTGCCAGCGCCGGGCCGAGTCGATATCCCGCATGACGCCGCGCACGTCGGCAGGGTTGGCACTCTGCTCAAAGCGTCCGGTCAGCACGCTCTCCGGGGTGAGTTCTCCCCTGGAGTACAGCTTCCAGATCTCCCTGCCGTAGTCGGTGGTCAGAAGTTCGGGGGCGAACCGGCCGAAATAGGCGGTCATGTTGGCGACATCCCGCCGGAGCATGTCGGCGGCGTTGTTGTTTCCTGCGGCGTCGATGGCTTGCGGCAGGTCGATGATGACCAGCCCCCTGTTACCGGCCAGTACGTTATATTCGGACAGGTCGCCATGGACGAGCCCGGCACAGAGCATGAGGACGATCTGGGCGATCATGGTACGGTGGTGGTCGCGGGCCTGCTCCGGCGTCAGTCTCACATCATTGAGACGCGGTGCGGTGTTGCCGTTATCGTCGGCCACCAGTTCCATCAGCAGGATCCCCCCGCTGTAGCTGAATATTTTGGGCACGTGCACCCCGGCCTCGGCCAAACGTTGCAGGGCATTCACCTCGGCGTTTTGCCAAGCCCCTTCCTGCTCTTTACGGCCAAACCTGGAATTCTTGCCCATGGCGCGCGCCTGGCGGCTGTTCTTGACCTTACGCCCTTCCTGGTAGCGGGCCTGGGAGCTGAAGCTCCGATGGCCGGCGTCCTTATACACCTTGGCGCAACGCAACTCCCCCATGGAGCGGACCACATAGACCTCGGCCTCCTTGCCGCTCATGAGTTGTGAGACTACCTCGTCGACGAGGCCGTTTTCAACGAGCATCTCAAATTTTTTCGGTGTTTTCATACGTTTTCTTATCCTGTTCTGGACGCAAGGGGCATTTGGGACATTCCCTTGTTCGCATGGTCGCTCGTCATGGGTTGTGCGGACTTGTTCCCGAGGGGTACGGAGAGGCGGGGTTCGGTTCGAAGGGGAGAGAAGATATTTTCAGGAAGTACATTACTATTTAAGTATACTATAAGTGATGGATAAAGGATAGTGCCTTTCCTGTGATCATCTTTTGGGGCGGACCGGACTTTCCGGAATGCCTTCCGGGCGGGGAAAGGTGGTCTTCCCGAATGGCCTGATCATTTCCCGGCAAAGGCGGTTCGTGGCGTCTTTGCCGGGAAACGGGCAATGAAGCGGTGCAAACAGCGCCTGCCTATTCGGTACGGCTGGTGACCTCCAGCAGATGGTAGCCGAACTGGGTCTGAACCGGGCCGAGAACCTTGCCCACCTCACCGCTGAAAACGGCTTGGTCGAACTCTTTCACCATCTGGCCCGGGCCGAATTCTCCCAAGGCGCCGCCCTGCTTGCCCGAAGGGCAGAGGGAATGTTCCCGTGCAACGACCGCAAAATCGGCACCAGCTTCAATCTGTTTCTTGAGGTCTTCGCAGACCTCCTTGCTTGCCACCAGGATGTGGCGTGCAGTGGCTCTTGCCATGGTGTACTCCTTGTTGTGTTGGTTTTTCCCGGAAGGGTATGCAAGCATATCACAGTCCGTGGAAGGGGGACAGCGACTTTTATCGTGCCGGTTTCCTCCTCGTGACAGGGTAATTTCCTTTTGTCGCCCGGCCAGGACCCTGCCTGCCCATAATCAACCTGTCCCGTTGTTCCAGCTCTTGTCGCCAAATAGGGCGACAAGGCGGGCATTGTAAAGAAACGGCAGTTTGTCCGGCAGCATAGCCCGCACCCAAGGGGTTAATTTTTTCCCTTGACGGGCACAAAAACGTGTAAAATAAATACACGTGGTGCTCCTGAAAATCGGGAGAAAACAAAAAGCGGCAGATATCGCCGACATCTCGTCTGTTTTAGGATTATGTGTCTTGAGTTCCCTTTTTTTTGCCCGCGGTACAAAAGTGCTTTATCCCGCCCTCCTTGCGCTTGCCTTCGTCCTGAATCTGGCCGCTTCGGCGCCTGCCCAGGAAAATTTCGCCACCTATCCCCTCCTGGCGTCCGGCTATACCTCCATCAAGGTTTTTGACAACCAGGGGCGGTTCGTTGGCCGGCTTCTGCCGGAAAAACGGTACTGGGTCCCCATCGACCGCATCCCCGCATTCCTGCAAAGGGCGGTGGTGGCCGTTGAGGACGCCCGCTTCTACGAACATGGGGGCATCGATCTCCGCGGGATCGCCCGGGCCTTGGTGAAGGACGTGGTCAAGGGGAAAATGGTTGAGGGCGGTTCGACCATCACCCAACAACTGATCAAAAACAAATACCTGTCCGGCGAAAAGACCATCGAACGGAAGCTCGACGAAGCCCGCATGGCCATGGAGTTTGAGAAGAAATACACCAAGAAGCAGATCCTTGAGATGTATTTCAACGAGATCTACTACGGGAACGGGGCATGGGGCATTGCCCAGGCGGCCCGCATCTATTTTGACAAAAATCCGGAGGATTTGACCGACGCCGAGTGCGCCCTGCTGGCCGGTGTGCCAAAAAATCCGGGCCGCTACAACCCGTTGGGAAAAGCAGCCAACGTCACGAGGCGGAGGGATGTGGTCCTCAAGCGAATGGCGGACCTGAATATGATCACGCCCCGGCAGAGACAGAACCTGAGAACCCAGCGCGTCACCTTTGTGCAGGCCGGTCAGGCTCCCCAGTATCTGGCCCATATCCGGGCCAAGCTGATCGAGCGGTACGGTGCGGATGTCATCGAACAGGGCGGACTGGAAGTGACCGC
Encoded proteins:
- a CDS encoding pseudouridine synthase translates to MGISKYPSVVTMPKVGMPYPSILDFLSDRFPAIPGETWKERISGGKVLGEDGQRITLDTGYVPLKRLFYFREVAAEPSIPFAEKILHLDDHILVACKPHFLPVTPGGRYVDECLLNRLRASTGIDELVPLHRIDRETAGLVLFSVNKESRGLYGSLFLEGLVEKAYQALSACQPSQEPASWDVANRIEQGEPWFRMKTVPGVANARSAIHLVETRGAMARFVLHPYTGKTHQLRLHMSGLGFGILNDRYYPELQVESKDDFEAPLQLVAQRLRFKDPVNGGYREFVSERPLLW
- the dbpA gene encoding ATP-dependent RNA helicase DbpA: MNPTAFSSLRLKAPLLKNLVSLGYAEMTPVQAHSLPLILAGKDVIAKAKTGSGKTAAFGIGLLTHLDAASFRVQALVLCPTRELADQVGKELRRIARFTDNIKILTICGGVPFGPQLTSLEHGAHVVVGTPGRLLDHLRRGSLDLSALRTLVLDEADRMLDMGFQEDISALIAAAPPKRQTLLFSATYPESIAAMSEAIQHEPVEVSVDETHDEGSIEQVFYEVGHEQRTEAVARILGHYRPESTLVFCNTKLECQDLADALVNRGFAALAIHGDLEQRERDQVLVRFANRSATVLVATDVAARGLDIKELPAVINYELSRNPEIHTHRIGRTGRAGGQGLAVSLTTPRESRLIAALEDALGNTITRGDLAALAPATGRPAAPPMVTLSIDGGRKNKLRPGDILGALTGEGGIAGSEVGRIDVFDFLTYVAILRNSSDQALACLGKNRIKGRFFKVRKIE
- a CDS encoding PA4780 family RIO1-like protein kinase, producing the protein MKTPKKFEMLVENGLVDEVVSQLMSGKEAEVYVVRSMGELRCAKVYKDAGHRSFSSQARYQEGRKVKNSRQARAMGKNSRFGRKEQEGAWQNAEVNALQRLAEAGVHVPKIFSYSGGILLMELVADDNGNTAPRLNDVRLTPEQARDHHRTMIAQIVLMLCAGLVHGDLSEYNVLAGNRGLVIIDLPQAIDAAGNNNAADMLRRDVANMTAYFGRFAPELLTTDYGREIWKLYSRGELTPESVLTGRFEQSANPADVRGVMRDIDSARRWHELNSNH
- a CDS encoding peptidylprolyl isomerase; this encodes MLAYPSGKNQHNKEYTMARATARHILVASKEVCEDLKKQIEAGADFAVVAREHSLCPSGKQGGALGEFGPGQMVKEFDQAVFSGEVGKVLGPVQTQFGYHLLEVTSRTE